The Geobacter sp. AOG2 genome includes a window with the following:
- a CDS encoding multiheme c-type cytochrome, whose translation MQIKKSSVMLLLSLSTAAFLSGCGASSKEAGVLPSDVAKVSESACAQCHGSAVSSVTGVSFYETFKDSAHFTDNIGCQDCHGGGSQHNGVGPMPYANPDQAGRCVTCHTAAEKIVDADGVQIMTKKHFGIDASGNATSLLDPADPTSEAPYATYVTSTSKNNCRLCHDPHAAITPQHSQWAETGHASTDKPVFRQFDSGNGVKGGCGLKCHTTTGFKTFIGNQSATLKPFKTDPNDTTMEVIRCDACHQDYSWKRNKVSGGAIIIPFTATNGLTSLPAAGDSNLCMGCHIGFYSGTVIADATSVDGVKFEAFSPHYKASASIMYEVNGYEFQAHSAYTNTGLKHNTPGTLGNGALGFGTQSGACVVCHMWVDGTNQNSHVMEPVTYTNLAATANGRNKIDANIGALTASAVCAACHTGSYAITAASLDSAKQQFKAELDALQAAIAARGISFDPIDGPHYFKDATTDQTLSTGSRYAVNWTSVAPDANGKHMAGAAYNLLVLLKDSGAYVHNSRYTHTLLYDSLDYVVNGALTGTLGAQGATLTVGGTGVTVANPFNGASRP comes from the coding sequence ATGCAGATCAAGAAGTCGAGTGTCATGTTACTGCTTTCGTTGTCCACGGCGGCGTTCCTTAGCGGTTGCGGCGCCAGCAGCAAAGAAGCGGGCGTGCTCCCCAGCGATGTAGCCAAGGTCAGTGAGTCCGCCTGCGCCCAGTGCCACGGTTCTGCCGTCAGTTCGGTCACCGGCGTATCGTTCTATGAGACCTTTAAGGATTCCGCCCATTTCACCGACAACATCGGTTGCCAGGATTGCCACGGCGGCGGTTCCCAGCATAACGGCGTCGGCCCCATGCCCTACGCCAATCCGGATCAGGCTGGCCGGTGCGTCACGTGCCATACCGCTGCCGAGAAAATTGTCGATGCTGACGGAGTGCAGATAATGACGAAAAAACATTTCGGCATTGATGCGTCGGGCAACGCGACCAGCCTGCTCGACCCGGCCGATCCCACCTCCGAGGCTCCCTATGCCACCTACGTCACTTCGACCAGCAAGAACAACTGCCGCCTGTGCCACGACCCCCACGCGGCCATTACCCCGCAGCACAGCCAGTGGGCGGAGACCGGCCATGCCTCGACGGACAAGCCCGTATTCCGGCAGTTCGACTCCGGCAACGGCGTCAAGGGCGGCTGCGGACTCAAGTGCCACACCACCACGGGATTCAAGACCTTCATCGGGAACCAGTCCGCGACCCTCAAACCCTTCAAGACCGACCCCAACGATACGACCATGGAAGTTATCCGCTGTGATGCCTGCCATCAGGATTATTCCTGGAAACGCAACAAAGTGAGCGGTGGAGCGATCATCATACCGTTTACCGCCACCAACGGGTTGACGTCTCTGCCGGCAGCCGGCGATTCCAATCTGTGCATGGGGTGCCATATCGGGTTTTACTCAGGTACGGTGATTGCCGATGCGACAAGTGTGGACGGGGTAAAATTCGAAGCATTCAGCCCTCACTACAAAGCGTCCGCCTCGATCATGTACGAAGTGAACGGTTACGAGTTCCAGGCCCATTCCGCCTATACCAATACCGGTTTGAAACACAATACTCCCGGTACCCTTGGTAACGGCGCCCTCGGCTTTGGAACCCAGAGTGGCGCCTGCGTGGTGTGCCATATGTGGGTTGACGGCACCAATCAAAACTCTCACGTCATGGAGCCGGTAACCTATACGAACCTGGCCGCGACCGCCAACGGCCGCAACAAGATCGATGCGAACATCGGCGCCCTGACCGCATCGGCTGTCTGCGCAGCATGTCACACGGGATCATACGCCATTACCGCAGCCTCCCTCGACAGCGCCAAGCAGCAATTCAAGGCCGAGCTTGACGCCCTCCAGGCGGCCATCGCCGCCCGCGGCATATCGTTCGACCCCATTGACGGACCACATTATTTCAAGGATGCTACAACAGATCAGACCCTCTCTACCGGTAGCAGGTATGCAGTCAATTGGACCAGCGTCGCACCAGACGCAAACGGCAAGCATATGGCCGGCGCGGCCTACAACCTGCTCGTGTTGCTCAAGGATTCCGGGGCCTACGTGCATAACAGCAGATATACGCACACCCTGCTCTACGACTCGCTGGACTACGTGGTCAACGGAGCGCTTACCGGCACCCTCGGGGCACAAGGGGCGACGCTCACGGTGGGCGGCACGGGCGTAACCGTAGCCAACCCTTTCAACGGCGCGTCCAGGCCGTAA